One Xyrauchen texanus isolate HMW12.3.18 chromosome 44, RBS_HiC_50CHRs, whole genome shotgun sequence DNA segment encodes these proteins:
- the pnx gene encoding LOW QUALITY PROTEIN: homeobox protein pnx (The sequence of the model RefSeq protein was modified relative to this genomic sequence to represent the inferred CDS: inserted 1 base in 1 codon) codes for MHEETRTSALXGKTSFSVADILDPSKFNGKHQTIQKTTLEEPTNKENNMDIVPSSASSEDHRGSSAKGKSKRIRTAFTLDQLRILERSFQNSHYLSVFERHGIAAALRLSETQVKIWFQNRRTKWKKEREGHGGEEQNYYTAQAIAQSAFLYALPGQHTSPVHYYPQTPYLNPTHPHKTLMLF; via the exons ATGCATGAAGAAACTAGGACTTCTGCAC CAGGAAAAACCTCTTTTTCGGTCGCAGATATTCTGGATCCATCGAAATTTAATGGGAAACACCAGACGATACAGAAAACAACCTTAG AAGAAccaacaaataaagaaaataacatgGACATAGTCCCTTCCTCCGCATCCAGCGAAGACCACAGAGGTTCCAGCGCAAAGGGCAAGTCGAAGCGCATCCGTACCGCGTTCACACTGGATCAGCTACGCATACTGGAGCGAAGCTTCCAGAACAGCCACTATCTGTCCGTGTTTGAGCGGCACGGCATCGCCGCAGCCCTCCGTCTGTCAGAAACTCAAGTGAAGATCTGGTTTCAGAACCGACGCACCAAATGGAAGAAGGAACGTGAGGGACATGGAGGAGAAGAGCAGAACTATTACACCGCTCAGGCGATTGCGCAAAGTGCGTTTCTGTATGCCCTGCCTGGACAGCATACAAGTCCTGTGCATTATTACCCACAAACCCCTTACCTGAACCCAACTCACCCTCACAAGACCCTTATGCTGTTCTGA